Proteins encoded in a region of the Oscillospiraceae bacterium MB24-C1 genome:
- a CDS encoding TIGR02530 family flagellar biosynthesis protein, with the protein MDNLYLGRLSLPITTGAAQPYRPETASSSSATLPQSDSPSFQSLLQQQLQQNAGVEFSKHAVSRVAQRNIELTDNSLERLNQGVKIAQEKGLDSALILIDKTAFIVSAQNNKVITTVGESDLTGNVFTNIDGTVII; encoded by the coding sequence GTGGATAACCTATATCTAGGTAGACTGTCCCTTCCCATTACAACAGGGGCCGCCCAGCCCTATCGACCCGAAACTGCTTCTTCTTCGTCTGCCACGCTGCCCCAGTCGGACAGCCCTTCTTTTCAGTCGCTGCTTCAACAGCAATTGCAGCAAAATGCAGGCGTAGAGTTTTCGAAGCATGCTGTTTCACGTGTGGCACAGCGCAATATAGAGCTGACGGACAACAGCCTTGAGCGCCTGAATCAAGGGGTAAAAATTGCGCAGGAAAAGGGACTGGATTCTGCATTAATCTTAATTGACAAAACCGCTTTTATTGTCAGCGCACAGAACAACAAGGTGATTACCACCGTGGGTGAAAGTGATCTGACAGGGAACGTATTCACCAATATTGACGGTACCGTGATTATATAA
- a CDS encoding flagellar hook capping FlgD N-terminal domain-containing protein: MSSSISDLYGVNSPKTVNAVYDNSGASELGLDDFFTLMIAELKNQDFTNPVDSSQYVTQLAQFATMQQMQNLAYYSKTNYVMGLIGKDVTVAKLSLGGNINAKSGPVEKITLSGEDYEIYVDGTAYSLREIMSVNAPEVTTEQELKAVSNMTPYLLKRTDSSAEIAWNAPTSSDEAQYYYSVYYSEDEEFDSVSQVKQGTLVASLKGGTDALEASLTDLEPDTTYYANVIISTSEGDEAAYQKLIFTTKDS, translated from the coding sequence TTGAGCAGTAGTATCAGTGATTTATATGGCGTAAATTCCCCCAAAACGGTCAATGCGGTATATGACAATAGCGGCGCCTCCGAGCTTGGCCTTGATGATTTTTTTACGTTGATGATCGCCGAGTTGAAAAATCAAGATTTCACCAACCCTGTGGATAGTTCCCAGTATGTGACACAGCTAGCTCAGTTTGCAACGATGCAGCAGATGCAAAACCTGGCCTATTACTCCAAGACCAATTACGTGATGGGGCTTATCGGAAAAGATGTCACCGTTGCAAAACTGTCTCTTGGCGGTAATATCAATGCTAAGTCCGGCCCGGTCGAGAAAATCACGCTTTCCGGCGAGGACTACGAAATATATGTCGACGGAACCGCCTATTCGCTTCGCGAGATTATGTCAGTCAACGCCCCCGAGGTTACAACCGAGCAGGAGTTAAAAGCTGTTTCGAACATGACGCCCTATCTTTTAAAGCGCACCGACTCCAGTGCTGAAATTGCCTGGAATGCCCCAACATCCTCAGATGAAGCACAGTATTATTACAGTGTCTATTACTCGGAGGATGAGGAGTTTGACTCGGTCTCGCAAGTGAAGCAGGGCACGCTTGTCGCTAGCCTAAAGGGCGGAACAGATGCACTTGAAGCTTCATTAACCGATCTTGAGCCAGACACCACCTATTATGCAAACGTCATTATTAGCACCTCAGAGGGAGATGAAGCAGCTTATCAAAAGCTGATATTCACTACCAAAGACTCTTGA
- a CDS encoding flagellar hook-length control protein FliK: MNNVTVQTPQVATQLTGSQSVLQKALAGLNANGLGNNSASFLELLTAVLDTGGEAALAAQLKKDAETLGAQMNAEMLTINPLLTMMLAGQTTQTNSGALQQSPTLDSFSQLQSLASAAHFPLSPELLSQLQQAIDTAGKPVSVSTSSSTVFAAALQTIKSEGEATAPVLLNSASDEASALQGQSQFERAVTLAQQLLKSAGQPTAETTEIDLEDLQKKVDSGAFLPQLTNTVNTSTTVDATQVHKALDAQDLFSQIKTSVTQHAQQGATDFTIKLSPEGLGEITVKLLEDGGKTTLSLTASDANVQRLLGSELNNLRDIMRPYNVEVAQVVQTNEPQNMNMQQQFSQQFSQHSYTGQQQTPSFAYDPNYGESALSGDPTPPVILPDSVLDAYI; encoded by the coding sequence ATGAATAACGTAACAGTACAAACCCCACAGGTTGCCACACAGCTTACAGGGTCTCAATCTGTTTTGCAAAAAGCACTTGCAGGCCTTAATGCCAATGGCCTCGGCAACAATTCGGCCAGCTTTCTCGAACTTTTGACTGCGGTGCTGGATACCGGCGGCGAGGCGGCTTTGGCAGCGCAGCTTAAAAAAGACGCCGAAACACTTGGCGCTCAGATGAACGCTGAAATGCTGACCATCAATCCGCTTCTTACCATGATGCTGGCCGGTCAAACCACCCAAACCAATTCGGGCGCTTTACAGCAAAGCCCCACACTTGATTCATTTAGCCAGCTCCAGTCGCTTGCCTCTGCTGCGCACTTTCCACTTTCTCCCGAATTACTCTCGCAGCTGCAACAGGCCATTGATACCGCTGGAAAGCCTGTTTCTGTAAGTACAAGCAGTTCCACCGTTTTTGCGGCTGCGTTGCAAACAATAAAGAGCGAAGGCGAAGCGACTGCGCCAGTCTTGTTGAATTCTGCTTCGGATGAGGCTTCGGCTTTACAAGGGCAGTCACAGTTTGAACGCGCGGTCACCCTAGCACAGCAGTTGCTTAAATCGGCTGGCCAACCTACGGCCGAAACCACCGAAATTGATTTAGAAGATCTTCAGAAAAAAGTGGATTCCGGTGCTTTTTTACCACAGTTGACCAACACTGTCAACACCAGCACAACCGTTGATGCTACCCAAGTTCATAAGGCTTTGGATGCGCAGGACCTTTTTAGCCAGATCAAAACTTCCGTTACCCAACACGCCCAGCAAGGCGCGACCGATTTTACCATTAAACTTAGCCCCGAGGGCCTTGGTGAGATTACCGTCAAACTCCTGGAGGACGGCGGAAAAACCACACTGAGTCTGACAGCCTCCGACGCCAATGTACAGCGTTTGCTAGGTAGTGAACTCAACAATTTGCGCGACATCATGCGGCCTTATAACGTTGAGGTAGCACAGGTCGTCCAAACCAATGAGCCACAAAACATGAATATGCAGCAGCAATTTTCTCAGCAGTTCTCTCAACACAGCTATACCGGGCAACAGCAGACCCCATCCTTCGCGTATGACCCCAACTACGGCGAAAGCGCCCTGTCAGGCGACCCGACGCCACCGGTCATTCTCCCCGATTCGGTGCTGGATGCCTATATCTAA
- a CDS encoding flagellar FliJ family protein, translating to MKKFSFPLESVLRYKGSLLDEEKNKLNILRAELNRLEDTIAENARQLMSSDQELKSLAQKGCSVAMLRCISFKIDNTRQLLEDLKASRAKQALLVEKQLAVVVEVKQSVSGIERLKEKHLESYREAQLKEDELIIGELVSTKYARAAHSQ from the coding sequence ATGAAAAAGTTTTCGTTTCCGCTAGAAAGCGTGCTGCGTTACAAAGGCTCGCTTCTCGACGAGGAGAAGAACAAACTGAATATTCTGCGCGCCGAATTAAACCGCCTCGAAGATACGATTGCAGAAAATGCACGTCAACTGATGTCAAGTGACCAAGAACTAAAGTCTCTGGCTCAAAAGGGATGTAGTGTCGCGATGCTGCGTTGTATCAGTTTTAAGATTGACAACACCCGCCAGCTGCTTGAAGATTTGAAAGCCAGCCGCGCCAAGCAGGCGCTCTTGGTAGAAAAACAGCTCGCTGTGGTCGTCGAGGTTAAACAGTCGGTTTCCGGAATAGAGCGCTTAAAAGAAAAGCACCTTGAAAGTTACCGCGAGGCCCAGCTCAAAGAGGACGAGCTTATTATCGGTGAACTGGTCAGCACGAAATATGCCCGTGCCGCCCATTCGCAATAA
- a CDS encoding FliI/YscN family ATPase — protein sequence MNRAYYKNLFRISDLYTQMGKIDKIIGMTIEATGITCSMGDVCQIIIDKSAKRVTAEVVGFKENRVLLMPYSDTEGIRQGSRVLNTGEKLMLKVSDQLIGRTVNALGQPIDGGPPIEGGVPCLIGGIPSNPMQRPRIDTPIEMGVRAIDGCLTIGKGQRMGIFAGSGVGKSTLMGMLARNVKADVNVIALVGERGREVVEFLNRDLGPEGQKRSVIVVATSDQPAMQRSKCALSATAIAEYFCRQGKDVLLMMDSLTRFCMAQREIGLSVGEPPVARGYTPSIYAALPKLLERAGNFEKGSITGIYTVLVEGDDTNEPIADTVRGIIDGHIILSRKIAAKNHYPAIDLLNSVSRLMNDIAEKSQIQAASKLRNMMAVYESNQDLISIGAYKHGSNRELDEALSHIDSINDFLQQAVDEKVPFDATVQALCKIVQP from the coding sequence ATGAATAGAGCCTACTACAAAAACCTTTTTAGAATCAGTGATCTATACACCCAGATGGGTAAAATAGATAAAATCATCGGCATGACCATTGAAGCCACCGGTATCACCTGTAGCATGGGCGATGTCTGCCAGATCATTATTGACAAATCCGCAAAGCGGGTTACCGCCGAGGTGGTTGGCTTTAAAGAAAACCGGGTACTGCTTATGCCTTACTCTGATACCGAGGGCATCCGTCAGGGAAGCCGCGTGCTCAATACCGGCGAAAAGCTGATGCTCAAAGTCAGCGATCAGCTCATCGGCCGCACTGTCAACGCCCTCGGGCAACCAATCGACGGCGGCCCCCCTATTGAAGGCGGTGTTCCCTGCTTAATCGGCGGTATTCCGTCAAATCCCATGCAACGCCCCCGAATCGACACCCCCATTGAAATGGGCGTTCGGGCCATAGACGGCTGTCTCACCATCGGCAAAGGACAGAGAATGGGTATCTTCGCCGGAAGCGGCGTCGGCAAAAGCACACTTATGGGCATGCTAGCGCGTAATGTCAAAGCCGACGTCAACGTCATCGCACTGGTCGGCGAGCGCGGGCGCGAAGTTGTGGAGTTTCTCAATCGCGACCTTGGTCCCGAGGGGCAGAAGCGCTCGGTCATCGTGGTTGCCACAAGCGATCAGCCTGCCATGCAACGCAGTAAATGCGCACTATCGGCCACCGCCATTGCGGAATATTTTTGCCGCCAGGGCAAGGATGTGCTGCTGATGATGGATTCTCTCACCCGCTTTTGCATGGCTCAGCGCGAAATAGGCCTTTCGGTCGGTGAACCGCCCGTGGCCAGAGGCTATACGCCTTCGATATATGCTGCGCTGCCAAAGCTCTTGGAACGGGCCGGAAACTTTGAAAAGGGCTCAATTACTGGTATTTATACCGTCTTGGTCGAAGGCGACGACACCAATGAACCTATTGCCGATACCGTTCGCGGCATCATAGACGGGCACATTATTTTGTCCCGAAAAATTGCAGCCAAAAACCATTATCCGGCGATAGACCTGCTCAACAGCGTAAGTCGTTTGATGAACGACATTGCTGAAAAGTCGCAGATTCAGGCCGCCTCAAAACTGCGAAACATGATGGCAGTCTACGAAAGCAACCAAGACCTGATTTCCATTGGCGCTTATAAACACGGTTCCAACCGCGAGCTAGATGAAGCGCTGTCCCACATTGATTCAATCAACGATTTTTTACAGCAGGCGGTTGACGAAAAGGTACCGTTTGACGCCACCGTCCAGGCGCTGTGTAAAATTGTACAGCCGTAA
- a CDS encoding FliH/SctL family protein, protein MRRIYKPNNVTTSEKYFLLGDTGEHTSAEGIDADVFLDHSEEGEASTHTPINQSDDLAEKTLDDENKPTTKRHTPRSTVQDIAQLEQLRDQIIAQATAESARLIEEGHAKAQAEYQAAIARASEQIERDRQAACIEGQQQALEQTTKDITNCIRNIEQTLAHLESAQAGFITGYEQDLKWMALEIAQKILMDKITADDTQLVPLVMNAVNSVSNSPWMSVEISEHMTGLLTQLQQKLQDNPVGSKVNIRLIDAPPDTCIVETPDKFFDASIRQQIENLKGYFAAEQG, encoded by the coding sequence TTGCGTAGAATTTATAAACCAAACAACGTAACCACTTCCGAAAAGTATTTTCTGCTCGGGGATACCGGCGAACATACTTCTGCCGAAGGGATTGACGCCGACGTTTTCTTAGACCACTCCGAAGAGGGCGAAGCCTCAACGCATACCCCAATAAACCAAAGTGATGATTTGGCGGAAAAGACCCTAGACGATGAGAACAAGCCTACGACCAAGCGCCACACTCCCCGCAGTACTGTACAGGATATTGCCCAACTTGAGCAGCTACGTGACCAGATTATTGCACAGGCTACAGCAGAGTCTGCCCGCCTGATTGAGGAAGGACACGCCAAAGCACAGGCTGAATACCAAGCAGCTATCGCCCGTGCCTCAGAGCAAATCGAGCGCGACCGCCAGGCTGCCTGCATCGAGGGCCAACAGCAAGCCCTTGAACAGACCACAAAAGATATTACCAACTGCATTCGCAATATTGAACAAACCCTTGCCCATTTAGAAAGCGCCCAAGCTGGTTTTATCACTGGCTATGAGCAGGATCTTAAATGGATGGCTCTTGAAATAGCCCAGAAAATTCTGATGGATAAAATCACCGCTGATGATACCCAGTTGGTACCACTGGTGATGAACGCCGTCAATTCAGTCAGCAATTCCCCTTGGATGTCGGTTGAAATTTCAGAGCACATGACCGGACTTTTAACACAACTCCAGCAAAAGCTTCAAGACAATCCTGTTGGCAGCAAAGTGAACATCAGGCTAATTGATGCCCCGCCCGATACCTGTATCGTCGAAACGCCCGATAAGTTTTTTGACGCTTCAATTAGGCAGCAAATTGAAAACCTTAAAGGTTATTTTGCTGCCGAGCAAGGGTGA
- the fliG gene encoding flagellar motor switch protein FliG, which yields MAQQAYTSIQKAAAVMIALGSREAAEVYKHLRDDEVEQLTIEIAKISRLPSEEMKLIVDDFYGLCLAQKVIAEGGIEFARDVLEKAFGPQQAVSYMDRVTKSLKTKSFDFIRKADYKSLLNILQNEHPQTIALILSYARAEQASQVISELSPDLRIEVIERIAKLDRASPEMINIVEKILIKKFGSIISVDLMELGGVNHVADIMNNVDRGTEKQIFDELGLKDPELADNVRKLMFVFEDIVFLDDMSIQRFLREVDSKDLAVALKGTNAEVSAVIFNNMSKRMQESIASDIEFLHNVRMRDVEAAQQRIVDSIRKLEEEGELVISKGGKDDVIA from the coding sequence TATCCAAAAGGCAGCTGCCGTTATGATCGCACTGGGATCGCGTGAAGCAGCAGAGGTCTATAAACACCTGCGTGATGACGAAGTAGAGCAGCTCACAATTGAGATTGCCAAAATCAGCCGTCTCCCCAGCGAAGAGATGAAGCTCATCGTCGATGATTTTTACGGACTCTGTTTGGCACAAAAGGTCATTGCCGAAGGCGGCATCGAATTTGCCAGAGATGTTCTTGAAAAGGCGTTTGGCCCTCAGCAGGCGGTTTCTTACATGGACCGCGTAACTAAATCACTCAAAACAAAATCTTTCGATTTTATCCGCAAAGCCGATTATAAGAGCTTGCTTAATATCTTGCAGAACGAGCACCCACAAACGATTGCGCTCATTTTATCCTATGCTCGTGCAGAACAGGCTTCTCAGGTAATTTCTGAGCTTTCGCCCGATCTGCGTATTGAAGTTATTGAACGCATTGCAAAATTGGACCGCGCCTCCCCTGAAATGATTAATATTGTCGAAAAGATCTTGATTAAAAAATTCGGCTCGATTATTTCGGTGGATCTCATGGAGCTGGGTGGCGTCAACCACGTCGCCGACATCATGAACAACGTCGACCGCGGTACCGAAAAGCAAATCTTCGACGAACTGGGGCTCAAGGACCCCGAGCTTGCCGACAACGTACGCAAGCTAATGTTTGTCTTCGAGGACATCGTCTTCCTGGACGATATGTCGATACAGCGCTTTCTCCGCGAGGTCGACTCCAAAGACCTGGCCGTCGCGCTCAAAGGAACAAACGCCGAGGTTTCGGCCGTTATTTTCAACAACATGTCCAAGCGTATGCAGGAAAGCATCGCCAGCGATATCGAATTCCTTCACAATGTGCGTATGCGTGACGTTGAGGCTGCCCAGCAGCGTATCGTTGATTCTATACGCAAGCTCGAGGAGGAAGGAGAGCTGGTCATTTCCAAGGGCGGAAAGGATGACGTGATTGCGTAG